The Brassica napus cultivar Da-Ae chromosome C7, Da-Ae, whole genome shotgun sequence genomic interval TTTCCTCTGACGACTTTCTGACCATACTTACGCCACCTATAACCATCATCAAGTATGTCGACCTCACTCAGAGTCTGAACAACAACACGAGGCTCCCGGATAGGTTTCACAAGTGGAGTTGTTATCTCCATGCTCCCATCCAACCTCCTGCAAGAAAGTTTTTTAatcactattttaaaacaagCACCTGAATTGAATCCTcactctttaaaaaaaattctaataccTCCGTTTTGTAAATGGATCCTCCTCCTCCAGGTCATCTTTAACTTCTCCACCATCTTCAGTTGTCAGAGGTACTTCAGGGTTGTTATTACCAGTTTGTTCAATGGCTTGAGACAAGTTGTAGACGCCCTTCTCTGTATTCAGATGAAGTTTATTGTCAAGGGGACTGTATATGGTTTTACCATCTCGGCTATAGTCATTGGAGGATACACTTACCTACCCTTTCTTCTTGTGCAGCAGAGTTTCGGCGACCAGGTTGAGGTTTAGGATGGTCATGTGTGCCCTTGTAAATAATATCAGTGATCTTCCCATCATGAGACCTTTCAAATAGTTTCTTCGCTTCACAATTAGGATGTGTACATTTATAATAGCTTCTCGGAAACTCACTCCCTTTGACATGCTTTTGACCATACTTTCTCCAGTTGTAACCATCATCGGCCAAGACTGGTGGCGTGCTTCCTCTGGAGTCATTTTGAGATGTCTGGACTGTTTCATCCTGATCAGATCCGGTTGGTGGCGACTGAACAGGAGGAGCTGCCCGGCTTAGGTTGGTTGAGGAAGCTGCAGCAGCCTCACTGATGGAAGAAGGTGAGTGTGAGGAGGATCCATGGCCCTGTACTGGTGGCTCACTTCTATGCTTGTCAAGCTCTGCATAAACCTTGAAATCAATAGAGATATTAAGACGATGCAACCCCGCAACAGCACACAAGGGAGTTTAAGAAACAATaccatgttggatgcaggaggTCTGAATTCAAATTCAGTAGACTTGTACTCGGTGAAGGTATTCTGATGGAATGTCCTTCCTGTATAAGAACTTGAGTTCACATGCACTGGCCGGGGCTTGACCAAAGAACCAGTAGTAGGGGAAGGTTCTGGCTGAAAGTAAACAAAAGTTCACATATCAATGACATGGATAAAACATCATACATTAAACAAAAGACGACAAAAATAAACTCGTTCTGAAAGATGGTATGAAGATGTAACTAAATAGGAAAATGTAATTAAGCATAGCATCCATCACTTATACTATTAGTCAACACTTTGATATGATCTGATCATAACTTGAGCTAATACCCAGGAGACGATGACTCTACAGCTCTACCTCTACATGGTGAacatgattaaaaataaaataaaataaaaaactttttttctcaCCAGCGGAATCATATTATTAATATCTAATTTAAGCAAATGGAATTTCTATACAGCTAAAAGGAAAACAATTAACAAAGAATGGAAAGAAAAAGACAAGAGCAGTACCAGACACAGGGAAGATCGACAATGTGAAGAAGTAAAAAGAGAGgaggacatatatatatataaaaaactacTTTGCATCAATAAAAAGGTTTATTCGCAGAGAACAATCTGAATAGACAGAAATACAAACCAATGCAGAGTATAGTAACGTGAACGTGAAGAATCAGAATCTAggccaaataaataaaaaaaatcatagtttttTTGAAGTACTTGTAAAAAAGATTTAAGAAACATAAgtccattgttttttttttccttgtggaC includes:
- the LOC106409349 gene encoding probable WRKY transcription factor 20 isoform X1 — encoded protein: MNPQADNERKEFQVGCTPTADSTARHNSGGGGGARYKLMSPAKLPISRCNDITIPPGMSPTSFLESPVFISNIKPEPSPTTGSLVKPRPVHVNSSSYTGRTFHQNTFTEYKSTEFEFRPPASNMVYAELDKHRSEPPVQGHGSSSHSPSSISEAAAASSTNLSRAAPPVQSPPTGSDQDETVQTSQNDSRGSTPPVLADDGYNWRKYGQKHVKGSEFPRSYYKCTHPNCEAKKLFERSHDGKITDIIYKGTHDHPKPQPGRRNSAAQEERVEKGVYNLSQAIEQTGNNNPEVPLTTEDGGEVKDDLEEEDPFTKRRRLDGSMEITTPLVKPIREPRVVVQTLSEVDILDDGYRWRKYGQKVVRGNPNPRSYYKCTAPGCPVRKHVERASHDPKAVITTYEGKHNHDVPTSKSTNHHDIQPRFRPDETTDTISLNLGVGISSGGPDHTSSERNQQLINQTHPNGVGFRFVHAAPVSYYHVSLNSGIYQYGSRETQNETRNGDVSSLNHSSYQYSHNIGRIQSGP
- the LOC106409349 gene encoding probable WRKY transcription factor 20 isoform X2, producing the protein MQSSFLYIYMSSSLFTSSHCRSSLCLPEPSPTTGSLVKPRPVHVNSSSYTGRTFHQNTFTEYKSTEFEFRPPASNMVYAELDKHRSEPPVQGHGSSSHSPSSISEAAAASSTNLSRAAPPVQSPPTGSDQDETVQTSQNDSRGSTPPVLADDGYNWRKYGQKHVKGSEFPRSYYKCTHPNCEAKKLFERSHDGKITDIIYKGTHDHPKPQPGRRNSAAQEERVEKGVYNLSQAIEQTGNNNPEVPLTTEDGGEVKDDLEEEDPFTKRRRLDGSMEITTPLVKPIREPRVVVQTLSEVDILDDGYRWRKYGQKVVRGNPNPRSYYKCTAPGCPVRKHVERASHDPKAVITTYEGKHNHDVPTSKSTNHHDIQPRFRPDETTDTISLNLGVGISSGGPDHTSSERNQQLINQTHPNGVGFRFVHAAPVSYYHVSLNSGIYQYGSRETQNETRNGDVSSLNHSSYQYSHNIGRIQSGP